In Streptomyces rapamycinicus NRRL 5491, the genomic stretch GCTGTCCAACTCATCGAAGAGCGACCGCTCGGCGGATTGCATAGCCGGGAACATTTCCCCGACAAGCCACTGGGCGAGCGCCTCCACGGTGGGGTGGTCGAATACCAGGGTGGAGGGAAGCCGTAGTCCGGTGGCGGCGTTCAGCCGGTTGCGGAGTTCCACGGCGGTGAGCGAGTCGAAGCCGAGATCCTTGAACGCCCGCCCCGCGTCGATGAGCGCGGTGTCCGGGATGTTGAGAACGGCCGCCACTTCCGAGCGGAGGAAGTCCGCCAGGGCCCGGTGGCGTTCGGCCCCGGGCAGGGCGGCGAATCGCCGGGTGAGGTCGTCGGTGTCCTGGCGCGATACGGCCACGCGTCGGTTCGGCGTGCTGGTCACAAGCCCCTTGAGCAGGGTGGGTACGGAGTCCGCCCGCCCGCGCAATGCCTCACGGTCCAGCCGTGCCGGCACGACGACGGCCGAGGCATACCGCTCAGCCGCATCGAACAGCGCCAGCCCCTCCTCGGCCACCAACGCCACCAAACCCGAACGGGCCATCCGCCGCACATCGGCATCCCCCAGCCCACCGGCCATACCACCCCCCACCTGCTCCCACGGCCCCCAAGCAAGGGACTGAGCAGGCAACCCCTGACCCGCGCGATACTCAGCCAGAGCATCCAGATAACTGTTCGCCGCCGCGTAGTTCGCCTGACCAGGACCACCCAAGGTCCCGGACGCCGAGGAGAACAGCACGAACGCCGACAGATCCATCCCCCGCGTCAGCTCATGCAGATGCCACGCCGCGTCCGCCTTCGGACGCAACACCGTCTCCACCCGCTCAGGCGTCAGGGATTCCACCACCGCGTCATCCAGGACACCCGCCGCATGCACCACCACCGACAGATCCCCTATGTGCGCGATGACCTCCGCCAGCGCCTCACGATCCGCCACATCACACGCCACCACCGACACCTCAGCACCCAGAGCCGACAACTCGGCACACAACTCCTCCGCACCCTCAGCCGCCATACCCCGCCGACTGGTCAGCACCAAACGACGCACACCACGCGCCTCCACCAAATGCCGCGCCACCAACGCACCCAGGACGCCCGTGCCGCCTGTGATCAGGACCGTGCCCTGACCGTTGAGCAGGGCCGGAACCGTCAGCACCACCTTGCCCACATGCCGCGCCTGACCCATAAAACGGAACGCCTCACGCGCCCGCCGCACATCCCACACCGTCAACGGAAGCGGCCGCAGCACACCCTCCCGGAACAGAGACATCAGCTCGGACAGCATCTCCCCGATCCGCTCCGGACCCGCCTCAATCAGATCGAACGCCCGATACCCCGCCACCCCCTCCCGCACATCCGTCTTCCCCAGCTCCAGAAACCGACCACCCCCCGCCAACAACCCCAACGACACATCCACAAACTCACCCGCCAACGAATTCAGCACCACATCCACACCCCGACCCCCCGTAGCCGCAAGGAACCGCTCCCCGAACTCCAAATCCCGCGACGAAGCGATGCGCTCCGCATCCAGCCCCATCTCCCGCAGCACACCCCACTTCACCGGACTCGCCGTCGCCCACACCTCCGCACCCACATGCCGCGCCAACTGCACCGCCGCCATCCCCACCCCACCAGCAGCCGCATGCACCAACACCGACTCACCCGACCCCAACCCAGCCAGGTCGATAAGCCCGTAGTACGCGGTCAAGAACACCACCGGCACAGAAGCCGCCTCCGCGAACGACCACCCCTCCGGCATCCGCGCCACCATCCGGCAATCCGCCACCGCCACCGACCCAATCGACCCCGGAAACAACCCGAACACCCGGTCCCCCACACCCAGCCCCACCACATCAGGCCCCACACCCAACACCACACCCGCACCCTCACTACCCAGCCCCTCCTGACCCACCACCCCAAGCGTCAACAACACATCCCGGAAATTCACCCCCGCCGCACGCACCCCGACCCGCACCTGACCAGACCCCAACGACTCCTCGACGGCCGGGGAGCCGACGAGGGCCACACCGTCCAAGGTGCCCGCGACGGCCACCTCCAGCCGCCACGCCCGCTCCCCCTCCGGGATGGCCAGCGTGTCATCGGCCTGGGCCGGGACCAGCCGTGGAACGGCCACCTCGCCGTGACGAACGGCGAGCTGTGGCTCTCCCGACTCGACGGCCTTCGGGATCGCTCCGCACGACTCTTCGCTCCCGTCGACCTCCACGAGCACGAACCGGCCGGGGTGCTCGGACTGGGCGGACCGGACCAGGCCCTGAACGGCCGCCCCGACCATGCCTTCCCGGGTGACGATCACCAGGGTGGACGTCGCGCGTTCCTCGTCCGCGAGCCACGCCTGCAGCGTGGCCAGCGCCCAGGCGGTGGCGGTCCGGACCTGTGCCGTCGGCTCGCCCTCCGCCGGTGGTGGCGTCGTCAGTACGGCGTCCGGCGCCGTCGCACCCGAGGCGAGCGCGGCTCCGAAGGCGGGGATGTCCGGGTACGCAACGCTTCCCGGCACCTCGAAGAAGAGATCGCCGACGGTGGCCAACGACAGCGCCGATGAGGTACTCGGCTCGGGCCACGGCGTCCAGTCGAGCCGCAGCAGGGAATCGGCGCCGACGCTCGTCGGCGTCCGGAGGCTTTCCGCCGAGACGGCGCGCAGCACCAACGACTCGATCCGTGCGACGGGTTGGCCGCCCGCGTCGGCGAGCTCCACGGACACCGTATCGGGTCCGGTCTGGGCCAGGCGCACCCGTACGGAGGTCGCGCCGGTCGCGTGGAGCGACACTCCGCGCCACGAGAAGGGCAGACGGGTCGCGTCGTCATCGGCCAACGCGGTGAAGCCCATCGAGTGCAGGGCGGCATCGAGCAGCGCGGGGTGCAGACCGAATCCCCCCACGTCGGTGCCGGGGGGCAGTTCGACCTCGGCGTAGATCTCCTCCCCCAGCCGCCACGCCGCCCGCAACCCCCGGAACACCGGCCCATAGCCATACCCCAGACCGGCCAACCGCTCATACAACCCATCCACCACCACCGACTCCGCACCCTCCGGCGGCCACACCCCCACACCCACCGACCCAGCCACCCCAACAGCCCTCAACACACCCGACGCATGACGCACCCACGGCACCCCCGACGACACACCCTCCCCACACGAGAACACCTCCACCGACCGCGCCCCCACCTCATCAGCACCACCCACCACCACCTGCAAACGCACCCCACCCCCATCAGGCACCACCAACGGCGCCTCCAACGTCAACTCCTCCACTCGACCACACCCCACCTCGTCACCAGCACGCAACGCCAACTCCACACACGCCGCCCCCGGCAACAGAACCCGGTCCAGTACCACGTGATCGGCGACCCAAGGCTGTGTGTGCCGGGACACCCGGCCGGTCAGCACCACCGCGGAGCTGTCGGCCAGCGGGACCGCGGCGGCCAGCAGGGGGTGGTCGGCCGGGCTGAGCCCGGCCGATGCGGTGTCGGCTCCGGAGGACGGCTCCAGCCAGAACCGGGTCCGCTGGAACGGGTACGTCGGCAGGTCCACCGGCTGTACGCGGGGCCCTCCCAGCACGGCGCACCAGTCCACGGGGACGCCGCGAACGTAGGCGCGGGCCACGGCAGCCAACAGCGACTCGGGTTCAGGCCGGTCGCGGCGCAGCACGGGAACGCTCACCCCGGCCCCGGACACACCGTCCTGGACCATCCCCGACAACGTCCCATCCGGACCCAACTCCACGAACGTGGCCACACCCTCAGCCTCCAGAGCACGCACACCATCGTGGAACCGCACCGCCTCACGTACGTGCCGGACCCAGTACTCCGCACCCCCCGGAACACCCACCCGACCCGACACATTCAGCACCAACGGAATCCTCGGCACCCCATACTCCACCGACTCCGCCACCCGCCGGAAATCCTCCAGCACCCCCTCCATCAGGCACGAATGAAACGCATGCGAAACCCGCAACCGACGCACCCGCCGACCCCGCGCCTCCCACTCGGCCGCCACCACCTCCACCACCGACGCCACACCCGACACCACCGTGGACACCGGACCATTGACCGCCGCCACATCCACACCCTCCGGCAAGCCCTCCAACACCTCCGCCTCAGACGCCTCCACCGCCACCATCGCCCCACCCGACGGCAACCCCTGCATCAACCGACCCCGCGCCTCCACCAACCCACACGCATCCCCCAACGAAAACACCCCCGCCACATACGCCGCCGCCAACTCACCCACCGAATGCCCCAACACCACATCCGGCACCACACCCCACGACTCCACCAACCGGAACAACGCCACCTCAACCGCAAACAACGCAGGCTGAGCAAACTCCGTACGATCCAGAACCCCCTGATCCCCGCCGAACACCACATCCCTCACCGGCAACGAAAACCCCGCACACACCTCATCAAACGCCTCCGCGAACACCGGATACACCTCATACAACCCCCGCCCCATCCCCACCCGCTGCGACCCCTGACCCGCGAAGAGAAACGCCACCGGACCCGTCGTAGCGACACCCTCGACAACCAGCGGCGACGACTCCCCACGAGCCAACACCCCCAGCCCGTCCAACAACCCCTCCCTGCCAACCCCCAACACCACCGCACGCCGCTCCAACGCCGCACGCGAGGTCACCAGGGACACCGCCGTCTCCACCGGACCCAGCTCGGGACGTTCCGCGGCGAACGCCGCCAGCCGCTCGGCGTATGCCCGTAGCGCCCGCTCGCCGACCGCCGACAGAACCCACGGAAGGACCGGCGGCAGCGGCGCGAGGGCGCCGGACTTCGCCTCCTCCGTGGCATCCGCCTCCCCCGTGGCATCCGCCTCCTCCGGGTCCGCATCCTCCAGGATGACGTGGGCGTTGGTACCGCTGACGCCGAACGAGGACACCCCGGCCCGGCGAGGGTGTCCGGCTGGCCGGGGCCAGTCCACGGGGTCCGTCAGCAGGGACACCGCGCCGGAGGACCAGTCCACCTGCGGGGACGGCTCGTCCACGTGCAGCGTGCGCGGCAGCACCCCGTGCCGCATCGCCATCACCATCTTGATCACACCCGCCACACCCGCCGCCGCCGCGGTGTGCCCGATGTTGGACTTCAACGACCCCAACCACAGCGGCCGGTCGGCCGCACGCCCCTGCCCGTACGTCGCCAACAGCGCCTGCGCCTCGATCGGATCGCCGAGCCGGGTGCCCGTGCCGTGCGCCTCGACCGCGTCCACCTCGCCGGGCTCCAGCCCCGCCGCGGCCAGCGCCTGGCGGATCACCCGCTGCTGCGAGGGGCCGTTGGGCGCGCTCAGGCCGTTGCTGGCACCATCCTGGTTGACCGCCGTACCCCGGACGACCGCGAGCACCCGGTGCCCGTTCCGGCGCGCGTCGGACAACCGTTCCAGGAGCAGGACGCCGACGCCTTCGCCCCAGGCCGTGCCGTCGGCCGCGGCGGCGAACGACTTGCAGCGACCGTCGGGCGCCAGCCCGCGCTGGCGGCTGAACTCCACGAAGGCGACGGGGTTGACGACCACCGCGACACCGCCGACGACGGCCAGCGAGCTCTCGCCCTGCCGCAGCGACTGGCAGGCCAGGTGGAGCGCCACCAGGGACGACGAGCACGCCGTGTCCACCGTGACCGCCGGTCCTTCGAGACCCAGCGCGTACGCCACCCGTCCTGAGACGACGGCCGTGGCGCCCCCGGTCAGGTAGTAGCCCTCGGCGCCCTCGGCGGCCTGCCGCGCACCGGCCCCGTAACCCTGCGCGGACGCTCCGACGAACACACCGGTCGGAGTGGCCCGCAGCGACGTGGGATCGATGCCCGCCCGCTCGAACACCTCCCAGGAGGCCTCCAGCATCAGCCGCTGCTGCGGGTCCATCGCCAGTGCCTCACGCGGGGAGATGCCGAACAAGGTGGGGTCGAATTCCCCGATGTCCGGGATGAAGGCGCCCTCGCGGACGTATGACGTCCCGGGCCGGTCCGGCTCGGGGTCGTACAGCGCGTCGAGGTCCCATCCCCGGTCCGTGGGGAAGGGCGAGACCGTGTCGACCCCATCGGCCACCACCCGCCACAGCTCCTCCGGTGACTCGGCGCCACCGGGGTAGCGGCAGCTCATCGCCACGATCGCGATGGGGTCGTCGGACGTCACCGGAACCGTCGCCCCGGTCGGCCCCCGCCCCGGCTCCGTGGCGTCGTCGCCCAGGATCTCGTGGCGGAGGAAGTCCGCCAGCGCGGCCACGGTGGGATGGTCGTAGACCAGG encodes the following:
- a CDS encoding type I polyketide synthase; the encoded protein is MRGVAYRMANEEELLDHLKWMTAELRKTRQRLQEVETAEAEPVAIVAMACRYPGGVRSPEDLWRLVHDQVDAVSDFPADRGWDLDALHSTDPDEPGTSYVTQGGFVHDAGEFDAEFFGISPREALAMDPQQRLLLETSWEVFERAGIAPTSVRGDTIGVYAGTNGQDYSPRARSAPGELEGHLLTGTAASVASGRVAYTLGLEGPAVTVDTACSSSLVALHLACHSLRKGECSMALAGGATILSGPGPFIEFSRQRGLSADGRCKAYAAGADGTGWAEGVGVLLLTRLSEARRRGLPVLAVVRGSAVNQDGASNGLTAPNGPSQQRVIRQALGNAGLSPDEVDAVEGHGTGTVLGDPIEAEALQAVYGRGRPADRPLWLGSLKSNIGHSAAAAGVGGVIKMVMAMRHGVLPRTLHVDEPSPHVDWSSGGVSLLTEAREWPEVDGRPRRAGVSSFGMSGTNAHVIFEHVEAEEATTEPAVGPVVWPLSARGERALREQAGRLVSFTEGRTDLCPADVGLSLAASRAALPDRAVVVGDGVGGLRAGLVALAEGVSAPGLVAGGGSGVGKSVVVFPGQGSQWVGMAVELLGVSPVFAGRMAECERALSVYVDWSLVGVLGDGVALGRVDVVQPVLWAVMVSLGALWESFGVVPGAVVGHSQGEIAAACVAGALSLEDGARVVALRSRALRVLAGGGGMVSVAVSADEVGVLLERWDGRVGVAAVNGPSSVVVSGDGEALDEFVGVCGVEGVRARRVEVDYASHSVGVEVLRERLLEELGGIAPVRSRVPFFSTVTGDWIDTEQLDAEYWYRNLRETVRFATATEVLLAQGFDVFIEASAHPVLAVGVQESIDAAGAGAVVLGSLRRDDGGLDRFLRSVGEAYVHGVAVDWSSLFGGARRVELPTYAFQRQRYWLDTHASPDEAEPLRAHEAETRFWDAVERADVTELALTLDADGELVGELLPALATWRRTARDRSLIDSWRYRITWRPLSAPPTGRLSGSWLLAVPETHADDPLVSDVSSALADSGALVVPLLVSCADVDRTALVGAVADAVDQRPAPLSGVLSLLALDEAPHPDHPAVPRGLAATLALVQALDGRHAPLWLATRGAVAAQRSDRLLSPVQAQVWGLGRVAGLEHPERWGGLLDLPAEPLDAGARQRLSDILAAAGDEDQIAVRPSGTYVRRMVRAASASASAPSPWRPRGTVLVTGGTGALGAGVARWLARKGADHLVLTGRRGPDAPGADRLRDELTALGAEVTIVACDVTDRDALTALLAEHPPNAVVHTAGVGQLTPLLDTTPGECAQVLGAKAAGAALLDASLPPDQLDAFVLFSSNAGVWGSGNQGAYAAANAFLDALAQRRRDRGGTATSVAWGSWDGSGMAADAGADAYLRLRGLRPMDPDLAITALGQALDHDETTVTVADVDWARFVPLFTSARPRPLIGELPEVRRLLLEASTATSTAVESGAEPELRQRLAALSRSGRTDLLVSLVREQAAAVLGYAEAGAIPVGRAFRELGLDSLTAVRLRNRLSEASGLPLPATLVYDHPTVAALADFLRHEILGDDATEPGRGPTGATVPVTSDDPIAIVAMSCRYPGGAESPEELWRVVADGVDTVSPFPTDRGWDLDALYDPEPDRPGTSYVREGAFIPDIGEFDPTLFGISPREALAMDPQQRLMLEASWEVFERAGIDPTSLRATPTGVFVGASAQGYGAGARQAAEGAEGYYLTGGATAVVSGRVAYALGLEGPAVTVDTACSSSLVALHLACQSLRQGESSLAVVGGVAVVVNPVAFVEFSRQRGLAPDGRCKSFAAAADGTAWGEGVGVLLLERLSDARRNGHRVLAVVRGTAVNQDGASNGLSAPNGPSQQRVIRQALAAAGLEPGEVDAVEAHGTGTRLGDPIEAQALLATYGQGRAADRPLWLGSLKSNIGHTAAAAGVAGVIKMVMAMRHGVLPRTLHVDEPSPQVDWSSGAVSLLTDPVDWPRPAGHPRRAGVSSFGVSGTNAHVILEDADPEEADATGEADATEEAKSGALAPLPPVLPWVLSAVGERALRAYAERLAAFAAERPELGPVETAVSLVTSRAALERRAVVLGVGREGLLDGLGVLARGESSPLVVEGVATTGPVAFLFAGQGSQRVGMGRGLYEVYPVFAEAFDEVCAGFSLPVRDVVFGGDQGVLDRTEFAQPALFAVEVALFRLVESWGVVPDVVLGHSVGELAAAYVAGVFSLGDACGLVEARGRLMQGLPSGGAMVAVEASEAEVLEGLPEGVDVAAVNGPVSTVVSGVASVVEVVAAEWEARGRRVRRLRVSHAFHSCLMEGVLEDFRRVAESVEYGVPRIPLVLNVSGRVGVPGGAEYWVRHVREAVRFHDGVRALEAEGVATFVELGPDGTLSGMVQDGVSGAGVSVPVLRRDRPEPESLLAAVARAYVRGVPVDWCAVLGGPRVQPVDLPTYPFQRTRFWLEPSSGADTASAGLSPADHPLLAAAVPLADSSAVVLTGRVSRHTQPWVADHVVLDRVLLPGAACVELALRAGDEVGCGRVEELTLEAPLVVPDGGGVRLQVVVGGADEVGARSVEVFSCGEGVSSGVPWVRHASGVLRAVGVAGSVGVGVWPPEGAESVVVDGLYERLAGLGYGYGPVFRGLRAAWRLGEEIYAEVELPPGTDVGGFGLHPALLDAALHSMGFTALADDDATRLPFSWRGVSLHATGATSVRVRLAQTGPDTVSVELADAGGQPVARIESLVLRAVSAESLRTPTSVGADSLLRLDWTPWPEPSTSSALSLATVGDLFFEVPGSVAYPDIPAFGAALASGATAPDAVLTTPPPAEGEPTAQVRTATAWALATLQAWLADEERATSTLVIVTREGMVGAAVQGLVRSAQSEHPGRFVLVEVDGSEESCGAIPKAVESGEPQLAVRHGEVAVPRLVPAQADDTLAIPEGERAWRLEVAVAGTLDGVALVGSPAVEESLGSGQVRVGVRAAGVNFRDVLLTLGVVGQEGLGSEGAGVVLGVGPDVVGLGVGDRVFGLFPGSIGSVAVADCRMVARMPEGWSFAEAASVPVVFLTAYYGLIDLAGLGSGESVLVHAAAGGVGMAAVQLARHVGAEVWATASPVKWGVLREMGLDAERIASSRDLEFGERFLAATGGRGVDVVLNSLAGEFVDVSLGLLAGGGRFLELGKTDVREGVAGYRAFDLIEAGPERIGEMLSELMSLFREGVLRPLPLTVWDVRRAREAFRFMGQARHVGKVVLTVPALLNGQGTVLITGGTGVLGALVARHLVEARGVRRLVLTSRRGMAAEGAEELCAELSALGAEVSVVACDVADREALAEVIAHIGDLSVVVHAAGVLDDAVVESLTPERVETVLRPKADAAWHLHELTRGMDLSAFVLFSSASGTLGGPGQANYAAANSYLDALAEYRAGQGLPAQSLAWGPWEQVGGGMAGGLGDADVRRMARSGLVALVAEEGLALFDAAERYASAVVVPARLDREALRGRADSVPTLLKGLVTSTPNRRVAVSRQDTDDLTRRFAALPGAERHRALADFLRSEVAAVLNIPDTALIDAGRAFKDLGFDSLTAVELRNRLNAATGLRLPSTLVFDHPTVEALAQWLVGEMFPAMQSAERSLFDELDSVEDALSRAAIDNMTRAKVVVRLQALLAKWSGPERASGERAADNGVDVLESGTDEEIFALINKELGRS